Below is a window of Leishmania panamensis strain MHOM/PA/94/PSC-1 chromosome 30 sequence DNA.
AGATGAAGAGATATCGGCTCTGCAGAGCAACTTCAGTCGCATCGACGCAAACCAGGATGGCGTCATCGATCCAGAGGAGCTCGAAATGGCGTTGCGGGCGCACCTGCTCGCTAAGTTTCCGGACCTGACGAAGGAGATCTTCAAGGAGATTGTCTCCGTCGTGATGGCCAGCGCCGACGCGGATCAGAATGGCGTTCTCTCCTTGTCGGAGTTTATTCGTAGTTACCAGGAGGACCAAGGCGTGCTGCCTGCTACCTTTCTAGAGCCCACGCAAAACGACCTGATTGGTGCCCGCCAGCTcaccgacgacgaggagacGGTGTTGCGGGAGGCGTTCGCCGTTCTGGACCGCAACAAGGACGGCTATGTTGACCACGAGGACCTCTACCGTGCCCTCTGGGATACTCTTAGCAGCACCACCGAGGACCAGAGCCAAATACACGACTTGTGCAATCTAATTATGATGACCTCTGACCGAAGCAAGAGCGGCAAGCTCACCATTACCGATTTTGTTCGCAGCTTCTTGCGCAACATACAGCTTATGCAGATTCCTGTGTCGGTCGCTCACGAGCGGGTGCGAGTGGCCTGCGAaaagctgcaggagatgcaCGACTCGGGGGAACTTGAGAGACTCGTAATGGTGTTCGAAGATCtggacagcgacggcgacgggTTTGTGGCGCGTTCGGAGCTGGTGGGCCTGCTCAAGGTTCTCTTCTGCGACGCCTTTCCTGAGTGGGACAAGGAGATGTTGACCACTGTCATGACCGCCATCGTTGTCGGGGCGGAGACGAATAACGGTGGTCAGCTGTCCCTGGAGGAGTTCATTCGTAGCTTCGTCGAGGGCTCTGGTGCGCTACCTCTCGAGGCGGTCTACAGCTGGGACTCCACCGCCAGGCGTgactcttcctctcctgGAAGCGCTCCGATGCAGCCGCTCCGTCGCCTCAGCGCCGCGACCGACGCTGACCTTATCCTCATTGGCGAAGCTGTACGCCGACTCTATACGAAGAACGGGGCGGACGGCGCCATCACGGAGGACGAGCTGCACACCGGCATCGCTCAGCTCTACGTTAACAGCCCCCAACACGGAGAGGAGATGTTTCAGTTTGCGCTCCAGCAATTTGTCGTGCCCCGCGAAGATGGTCGGCTGATGTGGAGCGACAACGTCGTTTTcgaagacgaggaagatgaagaggacgagggtgTGGAGGCAAGCAGCCGAAACAGGAGTAGCTCGGCGTTGACGTGCCCATTGGACAACTCCAGTCACCGGCCCCACGCCTTGGTGCCCGTCTCGGCTACCGAAGTGGCGGAGCCAACACTGTACGCGTCACCGCGGCTGGCAGGACTGTCGTCAGGCCCATTGCCAAACCATCGGTTCTCGTCACCCCCGGCCGATGCTCGGGAGCAGACAGTCGCTGCACCGAGTCAGGGCCGTAGGGATAATTCTGCATCATACACCCAGACCCAGCCCAAAGTGGTGGACGAAGCAACATCGACGTCGGCCGCCTCCGCGCTGCAGGGGCGGGTAACGAAGAGGCCCTCCAGGGTCTACAAGCTGTACGGCTCTAGGGCCAATGATGTCATGCTCGATGAGGATCTGATACGGCAGTTTGACCACTACGACGTAGAGCACAAAGGCTACCTGGATCGGGAGACTTTCAAGAAGATCTACGTGAAGATGGAGAACTACGGACTCGACCCGTCCCCGATGGAAGTAGACATGCGTTTCCGTCGTTACTCCAAAAGGTCGGACAAGATCTTCTTCGACGAGTTCTGCATCCTCATGCTTCAGCGGGCGCGTCTTTGAGCGACGATCTGCAtcgttgctgctctcttGCAGATGCTTCagctcttccctctttctctctccctctttttcttccaaCTCAtcggcaccagcgccgcggtgaacggagaaaaaaggaatgAAAAGAGGcaacgcagccgcagacCCGGTGCGCGGATTTAggcctgtgtgtctgtgcacctgtgtgggtgttggtGTGGTGTTGGATCGCATCTTGTTCTGTTCTTTTCTCTTGGTGAATCCTTTCGACGATGTAAGGTGACGGTGGCTTCTGctgtcgcttttttttttccctttgtttGCTTCTGATGTGTTCAgttctgtgtgtgcgcgtacaCCTCTTTTGCCGTAGAATGCCCTGGATGTACAGTAGACGcccgtgtctctctctttctctctccgcccccccccctcttacTTTCCCACCCCTGTGGTTTCACGttgttcttttttctttgccctttGTTCGACTCTTTTTGGCCTCTCGCGCCCTTCCCCGTTCTGTCGTCTGATCGTGGCTTCGCACCGCTTTCACGTGTCGCCCTGTCGCCCTTGATGAACTCATTGGCTTTCACACTTTTTCGCGTTTGTCGAGCGGGTTTATCGCCaacttctcccccttctctattgatgccgctgctctcgagTGATTTGCAACTGCGCTTACTGTTAGCctgtccctccctctctctctctgtgtgggtatATGACTGGGTGCAGGTGCGTTCTTGACCCAGCCGTCGTTGTTGAGGGTGACGTTCACAGCCTTTGCATCGCCATGCTTTACCTTGCGTTTTATGCTCTTGGCGGAATCCTAAGTCGGTGCGCTCCGTCCTTCATCAGCTGGACACTCCATTACGTCTACCTGTGCCGCTGTCCCTCGCAGTTTCTGTGCGTGAGTGCATATGTGCATGCATAGGCGCTGGACTGTGCTCGAGGGTACGTGGacgcttttctcctcttctactgttgctctctctctttctcctttcatTCTTCTTATATACAGCGCTACCCTCCCTTTGCTCTCAATGTCGTTCTCCCCTTTTATTTTCTACTTTGCTTGTTTCGTATCGTGCGTTTCTCTTTGCCCCTCTTTCCACTCCTGTTCCTTGAACGCTCCACCAACAGACCCGAGGAAAGGGATTGAGTCAGGGGAGTGCGACTGTGCAGCTCGTGTGAGGggagcgcagcgaggcgaccAAGTCTGGCAAAAAATGAAACATTACAGTAATAAGTCAGAAGTAGAGAAAACGAAATGAAGTGGAAACATCGCCGCCTGAGGGCGGCGAACAAAGAAGAGCCGGTTTCtccacatacccacaca
It encodes the following:
- a CDS encoding calmodulin-related protein, putative (TriTrypDB/GeneDB-style sysID: LpmP.30.3330), with the protein product MSVSEKSDGVMDGTVNPEVVTILRSLAPEEVDMLRDTFIYMDRDSDGFVSREEVMMQVAACVGAERFPPLQEYLVPLFQVADKDHDGRLSLTEFLMAFANGPGVVPAEVVNRCVADVRVRLTDEEISALQSNFSRIDANQDGVIDPEELEMALRAHLLAKFPDLTKEIFKEIVSVVMASADADQNGVLSLSEFIRSYQEDQGVLPATFLEPTQNDLIGARQLTDDEETVLREAFAVLDRNKDGYVDHEDLYRALWDTLSSTTEDQSQIHDLCNLIMMTSDRSKSGKLTITDFVRSFLRNIQLMQIPVSVAHERVRVACEKLQEMHDSGELERLVMVFEDLDSDGDGFVARSELVGLLKVLFCDAFPEWDKEMLTTVMTAIVVGAETNNGGQLSLEEFIRSFVEGSGALPLEAVYSWDSTARRDSSSPGSAPMQPLRRLSAATDADLILIGEAVRRLYTKNGADGAITEDELHTGIAQLYVNSPQHGEEMFQFALQQFVVPREDGRLMWSDNVVFEDEEDEEDEGVEASSRNRSSSALTCPLDNSSHRPHALVPVSATEVAEPTLYASPRLAGLSSGPLPNHRFSSPPADAREQTVAAPSQGRRDNSASYTQTQPKVVDEATSTSAASALQGRVTKRPSRVYKLYGSRANDVMLDEDLIRQFDHYDVEHKGYLDRETFKKIYVKMENYGLDPSPMEVDMRFRRYSKRSDKIFFDEFCILMLQRARL